In Dioscorea cayenensis subsp. rotundata cultivar TDr96_F1 unplaced genomic scaffold, TDr96_F1_v2_PseudoChromosome.rev07_lg8_w22 25.fasta BLBR01000592.1, whole genome shotgun sequence, a genomic segment contains:
- the LOC120254715 gene encoding NAC domain-containing protein 35-like, with translation MRGGDNGKDMHENDLVMPGFRFHPTEEELIEFYLRRKVEGKRFNVELITFLDLYRYDPWELPALAAIGEKEWYFYVPRDRKYRNGDRPNRVTTSGYWKATGADRMIRTESSRNIGLKKTLVFYSGKAPKGIRSSWIMNEYRLPPNVTDQQQKAEISLCRVYKRPGLEDHHQIPASISSKPSSSKTTFFAEKKQINFTTLGNQDSSSSEAEKISEQPTPISNNIYTSSSSLVVPSSSSTQTMEEDGSTPPSTNHALLAYTSPPLASTSIDELNKILNYQQNYSMINPNNYLTLPIHPQSLPFNSIIPNSIQNISDKLWDWNPVPEPDRDYTSFN, from the exons ATGAGAGGAGGAGACAATGGCAAGGATATGCATgagaatgaccttgtgatgccTGGGTTTCGATTCCATCCTACCGAAGAAGAGCTCATCGAGTTCTATCTCAGGCGAAAGGTCGAAGGCAAACGATTCAATGTAGAGCTCATCACCTTCCTTGATCTCTACCGCTATGACCCCTGGGAGCTCCCTG CACTTGCGGCCATCGGTGAAAAAGAATGGTACTTTTATGTTCCTAGAGATAGGAAGTATCGAAACGGTGATCGACCTAACCGTGTGACAACTTCTGGTTACTGGAAAGCCACCGGAGCTGATCGGATGATCAGAACGGAGAGTTCTCGGAATATCGGACTCAAAAAGACACTTGTTTTCTACTCTGGCAAAGCTCCCAAGGGCATAAGGTCTAGTTGGATTATGAATGAGTATCGGTTGCCGCCAAATGTTACTGATCAGCAACAGAAG GCCGAAATCTCTCTTTGCCGTGTCTACAAAAGGCCGGGGCTCGAAGACCACCACCAAATCCCGGCCTCAATCTCTTCCAAACCATCAAGCTCCAAAACTACATTCTTTGCAGAAAAGAAGCAGATCAACTTCACAACACTTGGAAACCAAGACTCTTCATCATCTGAAGCCGAAAAAATTAGTGAACAACCAACACCGATATCCAACAACATCTACACTTCATCGTCTTCCTTGGTCgttccatcatcatcatcaactcaGACAATGGAAGAAGATGGAAGCACTCCACCTTCAACAAACCATGCTCTCCTTGCTTACACTTCACCACCCCTGGCATCAACCTCAATTGATGAGCTTAATAAGATTCTAAATTACCAACAAAACTACAGCATGATCAACCCCAACAACTACCTCACTTTGCCAATCCATCCACAATCACTCCCATTCAACTCCATCATCCCTAATTCCATCCAAAACATTTCCGACAAGCTATGGGATTGGAATCCCGTCCCCGAACCCGACCGCGATTACACTAGCTTTAACTAA